In Hevea brasiliensis isolate MT/VB/25A 57/8 chromosome 13, ASM3005281v1, whole genome shotgun sequence, a single genomic region encodes these proteins:
- the LOC131172038 gene encoding uncharacterized protein LOC131172038 yields MTDQLREKVNSVSPETVNSVSRETVNSVSQEIVNSVSRETVNSVSRQEKVEYNTQSLIEPTEETREELRQESVKDDAQSLIELTEQLMEKLDSLSRQESVKDDAQSLIELKEQLMEKLDSLSRQENVKDDAQSVIELTEQLREKLDSLSHQENVKDDAQSLIELTEQLRKKLDSLSRQENVKDDAQSLIELTEQLREELNSLSRQENVKDDAQLLIELTEETREELDSLSRQENVKDDAQLLIRLTEELRKELNSLSRQENVKDDAQLLIGLMEQLKKKLNSLSRKEDVKDDAPSLIGQAKEDASGHNEDASGHDLVDNVRKK; encoded by the exons ATGACAGATCAACTAAGGGAGAAAGTGAACTCTGTATCGCCGGAGACAGTGAACTCTGTATCGCGGGAGACAGTGAACTCTGTATCGCAGGAGATAGTGAACTCTGTATCGCGGGAGACAGTGAACTCTGTATCGCGCCAAGAGAAAGTCGAATACAACACTCAATCATTAATCG AGCCGACGGAGGAAACAAGGGAGGAATTGCGCCAAGAGAGTGTCAAAGATGATGCTCAATCATTAATTG aGCTGACGGAGCAACTAATGGAGAAATTGGACTCCTTATCGCGCCAAGAGAGTGTCAAAGATGACGCTCAATCATTAATTG agctgaaggagcaactaatgGAGAAATTGGACTCCTTATCGCGCCAAGAGAATGTCAAAGATGACGCTCAATCAGTAATCG AGCTGACGGAGCAACTAAGGGAGAAATTGGACTCCTTATCGCACCAAGAGAATGTCAAAGATGACGCTCAATCATTAATTG AGCTGACGGAGCAACTAAGGAAGAAATTGGACTCCTTATCGCGCCAAGAGAATGTCAAAGATGACGCTCAATCATTAATTG AGCTGACGGAGCAACTAAGGGAGGAATTGAACTCCTTATCACGCCAAGAGAATGTCAAAGATGACGCTCAATTATTAATTG AGCTGACGGAGGAAACAAGGGAGGAATTGGACTCCTTATCGCGCCAAGAGAATGTCAAAGATGACGCTCAATTACTAATTA GGCTAACGGAGGAACTAAGGAAGGAATTGAACTCCTTATCACGCCAAGAGAATGTCAAAGATGACGCTCAATTATTAATTG GGCTGATGGAGCAACTAAAGAAGAAATTGAACTCCTTATCGCGCAAAGAGGACGTCAAAGATGACGCTCCATCATTAATTGGTCA GGCTAAGGAAGATGCTAGTGGGCATAACGAAGATGCTAGTGGGCATGACCTTGTTGACAATGTGCGCAAAAAATGA
- the LOC131172039 gene encoding uncharacterized protein LOC131172039, with product METCPYIDAKLLKAAEEGELEPFKNVQLPLDRLLSPKKNTILHIYLSTLSLSERSTKFIKGVLRICPLLLCTVNAHGDTPLHIAARYGHADAAKELIERAKASTRNEIDLESGEGSREQRHYSDSEYGHADAAKELIERAKASTRNEIDLESGEGSREQRHYSDSECGEGSRESIEQANASDLESGEGSRESIEQANASDLESGEGSRESIEQANASDSEREEEPRESEMAAVRMMLRMTNKNKETALHEAARNKRSLGVVEAIMSNEDPAEFTYSSNNRGETPLYLAVKNRNGWIACELLTHPDSELLAYGGPNGKTALHEATVLDFEDDDFKNKGRSVSRS from the coding sequence ATGGAAACTTGCCCATACATTGATGCCAAGTTACTGAAAGCGGCAGAAGAAGGCGAACTTGAGCCATTCAAAAATGTTCAACTACCTCTTGATAGGCTACTTTCACCAAAGAAAAACACAATATTGCATATTTACCTTAGCACTCTAAGTCTAAGTGAAAGATCCACCAAGTTTATAAAGGGGGTACTTAGAATTTGTCCGCTGCTGTTATGTACGGTCAATGCCCACGGTGATACTCCGTTGCACATTGCAGCAAGGTACGGGCATGCTGATGCTGCAAAAGAGCTAATCGAACGGGCAAAGGCTTCAACACGCAATGAAATAGATTTAGAGAGCGGAGAAGGGTCAAGAGAACAGAGACACTATTCAGATTCAGAGTACGGGCATGCTGATGCTGCAAAAGAGCTAATCGAACGGGCAAAGGCTTCAACACGCAATGAAATAGATTTAGAGAGCGGAGAAGGGTCAAGAGAACAGAGACACTATTCAGATTCAGAGTGCGGAGAAGGGTCAAGAGAGAGTATCGAACAGGCAAACGCTTCAGATTTAGAGAGCGGAGAAGGGTCAAGAGAGAGTATCGAACAGGCAAACGCTTCAGATTTAGAGAGCGGAGAAGGGTCAAGAGAGAGTATCGAACAGGCAAACGCTTCAGATTCAGAGAGAGAAGAAGAGCCAAGAGAGAGTGAAATGGCAGCAGTAAGGATGATGTTAAGgatgacaaataaaaataaagaaacggCCTTGCATGAGGCGGCACGAAATAAAAGAAGTCTGGGTGTTGTGGAAGCAATAATGAGTAATGAAGATCCAGCAGAGTTTACATATTCTTCCAATAATCGTGGGGAAACTCCGCTTTACCTAGCTGTTAAAAATAGAAATGGGTGGATAGCTTGTGAACTATTAACTCATCCCGATTCAGAATTACTGGCTTATGGCGGTCCCAATGGTAAAACGGCATTACATGAGGCAACAGTGCTGGACTTCGAAGATGACGACTTCAAAAATAAAGGTAGATCAGTAAGCAGATCATAA